GCCGCCACAAGGACACGAAGCGTGGGGAGAGTTTGGAGACTATCCCCCCGCGCACCTCCCGTATGCGAAGCGGTGGTTCGCAGGTCTCTTTGATGAACACGGGAAGATGGTGGGAGTAGTCTCGATGGTGTCGGATTTTTGCGTGGCTCACGTGTGGCACGTCGCACTGTTCATGATTGCCACCCGCTTTCAGGGGCAAGGTGTGGCCCGGGCGATCTATGAAGCGCTGGAAATTTGGATGCACGACTCAGGCGCGCGATGGATCCGGCTGGGCGTCGTACGAGGAAATGCCCGTGCGGAGCGTTTCTGGACGAGGCAGGGCTTTCAGGAAGTGCGTGCCCGCCATGTCGCTGAGCCGGATGGACGCACCACGAGCGTCCGCGTGATGGTGAAGCCGATGGAGCCATGGAAACCGGAGAGCGAGATCAAGGAATACCTGGCACGCGTGCCAAGGGACAGGCCGGAGTCAGAACTACCGTGAGGTCGCTGGCATCCGTCGCAACAGCCCACTGTCAGACCTGCACAGCCCACGCGCTACCTCGGCTTCATCAGCCTCACCGACTTGATTGTGATCGTGTCTCCAGCGCTGCCAACCGGTACCGGGTCGAAGCGCAGACGAATGATGCTACCCTTGTAGCTTGGGACACTTGCAAGATCGATCTCATAGCGATGAAACTCACCATCACCCTGGATGGGAAACTGGATGAAATCCTTCGCTCCCGGTGCGTCTTCACCGTGGCGCTGCCAGTAGACCACGGCCGTCTTGTGAGAGGTCTTGATGGCGCATTCGATCGACAACCGTGGAGCCTCTTCCGCGCGCCAGAAAGAAAAGGCGCTGAGCAATTGGGGGTCCTCCTGGTCGAGTGTCACCTGAAGCGCACCGCGGACGGGCCAGCCTGCATCCCGTGCGTTCATGTAGATCCAGCCTTGCCGGTCATTCTCAAACGTCCATGCCGGGAGCGCTGATGACGATGCCTTGCTGGCCATCGCGCGAGCGCGTATCTCTGCCAACGTTCCCGCCAGCAGCTCGTAGCGGAACTCATAGACGATGTTGTGGTCGAGAATCTCCTGTCCCTGGCCTGCGAGATAACCGGTGCTCGTGGCGTGCGTGTCGTTCGGTCCCGGCTTCCCCGCAAAACCGCCTGTGAAAAAGGTGCGCCCCGGCGTGAGCAGACCGAGGCCTCTGTCGTTGTCATCGAGCAAGGCAGCCCAGCCCTCCGTCCCCTGCCAGAAGGACCACGGATGCTTGCCCGTCGACTTGGGGATGATGTTCGCCGGAGCATCACTAAAAGGCTGGTCACCCGTGTAGCTCACCACGCGGTGGAAGGGAGCATTGGCATACACCGCCGGCAGTTCCTGGAGCCGCGCGGGATATTGCATCTTGTCGACGCGGGCATTGTTCAAGCGGGCACGCACCGTGACCACTGCACCATCCAGGCGCAGCCATGACTCGAAAGTACAATCCCCCGGCACGTTGTTGAGCGGCCACTGCAGCGGCAGCGTCTTCACATAGATCGACTGTCCATCGTTGCGATGCTCCAGCACCTTCGAGCCATGCTTGAAATCATCTCCCGCCTGAATGGGATTCCAGCCGATGTGTTCCCAATGTTCTGAAGGCTGCTGGCCATTCACCGAGAACGGCACCGGACCGGAAAAGAAGGAAAGCTGCACCTGCCGGCCGAGATCGAAGTTGTTGATCACATTCTCCTCCCCTGCCCTGGCCAGAAAGACAATGGCTCCGCCGCGATTCAAATCGATGCCGACCTTCACGTCGGCATTGCTGAGGTAGCTCATGCTCGCGCCATCGGGCACTCCTGCTGATAAGGCCATGAAGTGACAGCAGAAGAGAACCGGGAGGAGGAGAGTCGATTGAAGTAGCGTCCTATTCACGGGAAATGGTATGTGCCCTTCATGAAAGGCGTCTTGTGGATTCGTTCAACAGGTGAGTCACGGTAGCGCATAAACGTCATGGAGAAGGGCGATACGCACAAATGATCCGGATGCTGTGACGCGAGCAGCCCTGCTGCCGCTTTGCTCAAGTGCAGCCTGCTGCACGCCGCGTTGCGACGAAGTCGCCAAGTTTCTCTGGGCACTTTGCGCTACGAGCGAGCGTCACACTGTTGCCGACGCACGCAATGCCCAGGCATTTGGGAGCTTCGCTGCATCGAAACGCGCAGCAGGCTACGCCAGGGAAAGCGGCAGCAGGGCTGCGCGCAGTCCAAGGACGCTGCGCGTCATGGTCTCTGGATCATATGGGGAGGAACGTCAGAGTGAGCGGAAGGCCAAGCAGAAGATGGGTATGCGGAGGCCCTCGGGGCTATCCTACATGTCCTGAAGTAGTAACAGCACACACGGAGGAGACAGCGGCGCGGGCAAAGAAAATGAAAAGAAAAGTGCTCCGGCAGTCACAGTCCCGGGGGGCTGTCTCGTCATCACTGGTGACACCCAAGAAACGACCATGAAAAACACCACTACCCATACCGCCACCCTGGATGCCGAACCGCAAACCCAGCAAACCGCGAATCCGCCGCGCAGCATTGAAGCAGCACGGGAGGGGTTGCGGGCGTTTGCCCAGCACTATGACTATGATGTGAGCTATCTGGAGGCGCTTATGGACGCGTCGCCGGAAGCGTTCTTCGCGTTTGAAGCGGCCATGGGAGCAAGCCGGTTTCAGAAGGCGGCGCCGACGGAGTTGCTCGCCATCGTGAAGATCGCCGCGCTACGCACGGAGGACTGCGGTCCCTGCACAGAGTTGGCCATCAAGATGGGTCGCGAGGCGGGCATACCGGATGCGATCATGCGCGGTGCATTGCACGGCGGGAAGGGCCTGAGCCCGGAGCATCTGGACGTTTATCAGTTCG
This genomic window from Roseimicrobium gellanilyticum contains:
- a CDS encoding GNAT family N-acetyltransferase, whose product is MQQEPVIFATPGYYSRELAAEEVPQLQALFDANPEYFLAMNGQPPQGHEAWGEFGDYPPAHLPYAKRWFAGLFDEHGKMVGVVSMVSDFCVAHVWHVALFMIATRFQGQGVARAIYEALEIWMHDSGARWIRLGVVRGNARAERFWTRQGFQEVRARHVAEPDGRTTSVRVMVKPMEPWKPESEIKEYLARVPRDRPESELP